A single window of Athene noctua chromosome 1, bAthNoc1.hap1.1, whole genome shotgun sequence DNA harbors:
- the TNFRSF1A gene encoding tumor necrosis factor receptor superfamily member 1A isoform X1, whose translation MRGPALPRSSLGTVILTFVCVLTKESVGIAPVPYTLQVHRVALDGRDPSNPLRREKRQVQCLLGQYLHPRETHCCMRCHAGTYKAKDCDRPDQAPVCLPCAHGTFTAVDNTMSKCFQCTHCRTEFGQIVETPCTPKQDTVCGCRKNQYQIGLSDLFQCRNCSSCVNGIIANCSKNRDTICRCKPGFFLTLSNICKPCNSCTGEECLQCHSPVATSPTSSGLNGSLVLGIIVAIFGVISVLYIVNKLVKMVQKNGIASSFYSCVSLPQTTKEPVSEVEVKRTEISILLPESQKETELSVNATPPPGPLLQSSHELPDCVRPARKTQLPDNPAILYTVVDHVPPSRWKEFVRRLGLSDYDLERIEIEHRRLRDAQYEMLRLWKLQMGHAATVEHISYVLNQMELSGCSEAIQEALLNQNSPQPCSLHNHL comes from the exons GTTATCTTAACATTTGTCTGTGTGTTGACAAAGGAATCTGTAGGAATTGCTCCAGTGCCATACACATTGCAAGTCCATCGGGTAGCTTTGGATGGAAGGGACCCCTCTAACCCCTTGAGGAGAGAAAAGAGGCAGGTGCAGTGTCTACTAGGACAATACCTACATCCCAGAGAGACTCACTGCTGCATGAGGTGCCATGCAG GTACCTACAAGGCAAAAGACTGTGATCGGCCTGACCAGGCACCTGTCTGTCTTCCATGTGCTCATGGCACATTCACAGCTGTTGATAACACCATGTCTAAATGCTTCCAGTGTACACATTGCCGTACAG AGTTTGGGCAGATAGTAGAGACCCCCTGTACACCAAAGCAAGATACCGTATGTGGCTGTCGGAAGAATCAGTATCAGATTGGCCTGTCCGATCTCTTCCAGTGTAGGAACTGCAGCTCATGTGTCAATGGGATTATTGCCAACT GCTCAAAGAACAGAGACACAATTTGCAGGTGTAAGCCTGGATTCTTCCTGACACTTAGTAACATTTGCAAGCCTTGCAACAG CTGCACTGGAGAAGAATGCTTGCAGTGTCATAGCCCAGTGGCTACCTCACCAACATCGTCTGGGCTTA ATGGGAGCCTTGTCCTTGGCATCATTGTTGCAATATTTGGAGTTATCTCTGTCCTCTACATTGTAAATAAACTAGTGAAGATGGTCCAGAAAAATGGGATAGCATCATCTTTCTACTCCTGTG tttcTTTGCCGCAGACAACCAAGGAGCCAGTATCTGAG GTTGAGgtaaaaagaactgaaatttccATCCTTCTTCCTGAGTCccagaaagaaacagaattgTCAGTGAATGCAACACCACCACCTGGACCTCTGCTGCAAAGTTCCCATGAGTTACCAGACTGTGTCAGACCTGCCAGGAAGACACAACTTCCAGACA aCCCTGCTATTCTCTACACTGTGGTGGATCACGTACCGCCATCTCGGTGGAAAGAGTTTGTGAGGCGTCTGGGTCTGAGTGACTATGATCTAGAGCGAATTGAGATCGAGCATCGGCGTTTACGAGATGCCCAGTATGAAATGCTTAGACTGTGGAAACTGCAGATGGGCCATGCTGCAACTGTGGAGCACATCAGCTATGTTCTCAATCAGATGGAGCTGAGTGGCTGCAGTGAAGCTATTCAAGAGGCTCTGCTAAACCAGAACTCTCCTCAACCTTGCAGCCTCCATAATCATCTTTAA
- the TNFRSF1A gene encoding tumor necrosis factor receptor superfamily member 1A isoform X2 → MRGPALPRSSLGTVILTFVCVLTKESVGIAPVPYTLQVHRVALDGRDPSNPLRREKRQVQCLLGQYLHPRETHCCMRCHAGTYKAKDCDRPDQAPVCLPCAHGTFTAVDNTMSKCFQCTHCRTEFGQIVETPCTPKQDTVCGCRKNQYQIGLSDLFQCRNCSSCVNGIIANCSKNRDTICRCKPGFFLTLSNICKPCNSCTGEECLQCHSPVATSPTSSGLNGSLVLGIIVAIFGVISVLYIVNKLVKMVQKNGIASSFYSCVSLPQTTKEPVSEKETELSVNATPPPGPLLQSSHELPDCVRPARKTQLPDNPAILYTVVDHVPPSRWKEFVRRLGLSDYDLERIEIEHRRLRDAQYEMLRLWKLQMGHAATVEHISYVLNQMELSGCSEAIQEALLNQNSPQPCSLHNHL, encoded by the exons GTTATCTTAACATTTGTCTGTGTGTTGACAAAGGAATCTGTAGGAATTGCTCCAGTGCCATACACATTGCAAGTCCATCGGGTAGCTTTGGATGGAAGGGACCCCTCTAACCCCTTGAGGAGAGAAAAGAGGCAGGTGCAGTGTCTACTAGGACAATACCTACATCCCAGAGAGACTCACTGCTGCATGAGGTGCCATGCAG GTACCTACAAGGCAAAAGACTGTGATCGGCCTGACCAGGCACCTGTCTGTCTTCCATGTGCTCATGGCACATTCACAGCTGTTGATAACACCATGTCTAAATGCTTCCAGTGTACACATTGCCGTACAG AGTTTGGGCAGATAGTAGAGACCCCCTGTACACCAAAGCAAGATACCGTATGTGGCTGTCGGAAGAATCAGTATCAGATTGGCCTGTCCGATCTCTTCCAGTGTAGGAACTGCAGCTCATGTGTCAATGGGATTATTGCCAACT GCTCAAAGAACAGAGACACAATTTGCAGGTGTAAGCCTGGATTCTTCCTGACACTTAGTAACATTTGCAAGCCTTGCAACAG CTGCACTGGAGAAGAATGCTTGCAGTGTCATAGCCCAGTGGCTACCTCACCAACATCGTCTGGGCTTA ATGGGAGCCTTGTCCTTGGCATCATTGTTGCAATATTTGGAGTTATCTCTGTCCTCTACATTGTAAATAAACTAGTGAAGATGGTCCAGAAAAATGGGATAGCATCATCTTTCTACTCCTGTG tttcTTTGCCGCAGACAACCAAGGAGCCAGTATCTGAG aaagaaacagaattgTCAGTGAATGCAACACCACCACCTGGACCTCTGCTGCAAAGTTCCCATGAGTTACCAGACTGTGTCAGACCTGCCAGGAAGACACAACTTCCAGACA aCCCTGCTATTCTCTACACTGTGGTGGATCACGTACCGCCATCTCGGTGGAAAGAGTTTGTGAGGCGTCTGGGTCTGAGTGACTATGATCTAGAGCGAATTGAGATCGAGCATCGGCGTTTACGAGATGCCCAGTATGAAATGCTTAGACTGTGGAAACTGCAGATGGGCCATGCTGCAACTGTGGAGCACATCAGCTATGTTCTCAATCAGATGGAGCTGAGTGGCTGCAGTGAAGCTATTCAAGAGGCTCTGCTAAACCAGAACTCTCCTCAACCTTGCAGCCTCCATAATCATCTTTAA